CCGCTGCGGACGTTCCATCCGGAAGCGTGGTGCCTTCATCTGCGTGGCTCTTCTGGACCGCCGCGAATCACTGGGAAGCCGTGCAAAGGAACTGGCAAACGAGCAGCTGCTGGGCCGGGTCCTAGCACATGCGGGCCACATGGACTTGAGTGGCAACAGGCTCAGGATGGTATTGACCGAAGCACGGGAAGCTCCCCGCCAGGCAGGCGCTGCTGAAGCCGTGTGGGAAAGCACACGCTCCATCGACCGTGGCCCCCCCCGGACCGCGATCTGACTTTCCCAATGAAAGGAGATGCAGATCATTACTCGAAAGTGATCGTTGGTCGGCGCCGAACCTACCCCGTCAGGACCTGGCGCCGGCGTGCAATTGCGCGCCCATGCTCCTGTCGATACTGTCATCCAATGGCGCGTCCTGAGGCGTTCAAGCAACCCGCACCGCCGCTGCCATGTCACGAGCAAGGGAGGCTCGGGTTTGGACCGATTCAAAAAGGCCGTTGAACTGAGCTTCCGTATCCGGCCAGCCGGGATCGCCCTCGCGGCCGTCTATGCGCTGAGCTGCCTCGGTTCGCGTCAGTTCTCGCTGGATCAGTTCTTCCTGCCGGCGGGCATCCGTGCAGCGGCACTGCTGATCGTACCGACCCGCCTGTGGCCCTACCTGCTGCTGGGCGAGTACGCGTACTTCGCAACGCTGCGCATCCCCATGATCGACACCTATGGCCTGGACTGGGTCATCCTGGCTTCGACACTGCTGATGCCGATGGCGATGCTGGTGGTCTACCTGCATCGGATGAGAATGCCGTCCGAAGCAGCTACCGGTCTCTGGCTGCTGTCACTGTCCTTCTGCACGGCACTGTTCGTTCCGGGTCTCAACCTGGGCATTTCATATGTCCTATGGTCGAACCCACCACCCAGCAATCTGCTGGACGCGGTCGACCGGACGATCTTTGGCCACTTCGCCGCCATCATCACCCTGGTGCCGTTGGCATTCCTCTGGTCGCGACGGCAGGCCGACCCCGGTTGGAGCGACCGTTTCGTCGCCCCTACCGCCTCGGCGATCCTGGTGATGCTGGTGTTGGGCCTGAGCATGCAATTGACAAGCGCCGGCGCCCACACGACGCGGACACACATGGTGCTGCTGGCCGCCCTGCCCGCCATCGCCCTGACCTTCATGCATGGGTGGCGCGGCGCGGCCATCGCGATTCCGTTGTTGAACCTCCCCCTGCACGGTGCAACGCCCAGCACCGGCCTGCCCTCCTCATTCGACCTGGGCACGTTCGCCACCCAACAGAACATGGCGGTGATGAGTGTCGCACTGCTGGCACTGGGTTCCAGCATCAGCTACCACCATCAGCGCGCCCGGTCCCGCGGCCTGGCCGAGGCAACCACACTGCGCCTGGCACGCGGCTCGCATCAGACCAGCGAGCGTGAGCTGCGTGAACGGGCCGTCCACCTGAAACACCTGGGCGAGGGCATGGACAGTTCGCTCAGCGAGATGGTCAGCTGGCTGAAGTCCCAAGGCCACCATGCGGTCGCAAACAGCCTGCAGCACGCGTCGTCGGTGCATTCACGCCTGTTCCGTGAACAGGCCAGCCTGGTCTATCCCACTGGACTGGAACAGGTCGGGCTCTACATCGCGCTGCAAGCCGGCGGTGCATGCGAAATCTGGAACAACACGCATCGCGTCATTCCGCCCAGGCTGGCGGGCAATCCCTGCCTGCTGACCGTGGATCTGCAACTGGCCATCTATCGCTCGCTGATCGAGGCGGTTTCACTTCTGCTGGAGCTGGAGACCGGCCAGGTATGCGTGCGTGCCCGAAGTGGTCGGGCAGGCAAACGTCGCGGCATTGTTGCTGTGGTGAGCCTGCTCGACCGTGGCTGCACGCTGTCCACGCGAACCACCCACCAGGCCATCGAGCGCCTGGCCGGGCGGATGCTTGCCTACGGCGGAGCAGTCCACTGTCGGGGCAATCGGCTGCGACTGGTCCTGCATGAACCAATCACCCACGCGTCGCCCGCGGCGGCCTGACACGCAATCCCGCCCGGCGCGCAGCGTTCGCAGCTAAAGTTGCAGCCGAAACCGCCGTTATCCGTGCCGAGCCCCTCCCTCGTGAGCCACCGCATCATGCCCGTCCTGCCGCAGGCCGCCGTCGATGGCGACCTGGCCGATCCGCTGCCGCAGCGGATCCTGCTGGTCGAAAACTCCCGTGCTTTCACCGGCATGCTGCGCGAGGCCATCGAGCAGCGCCTGGAGCTGCCGGTGGTGATCGCCTCCACCCTGGCCGAGGCCGACCGCCTGCTGAACGAAGGTGGTGGCTGGTTCCTGGTACTGACCGGGCTGGTGCTGGCCGATGGCGACCGCGACGCGGTGGTCGAGTTCTTCCTCAAGCGCAACCTGCCCACCGTGGTGGTCAGCGGCGTCTACGACGAGGACCTGCGCAAGCGCGTGCTGCAGCAGCAGATCATCGACTATGTGCTGAAGAACACGCCCGGCAGCATCGATTACCTGGTGTGGCTGGTACAGCGGCTGGAACGCAACCGCCGCATCGCCGCGCTGGTGGTGGACGACTCACCGTCCGCGCGCGGTTATGCCGCAGCCTTGCTGCGCATGTATGGGCATGAGGTGCATGAGGCGGCCGATGGCAATGAGGGCCTGGCTGCAATCGAGGCGCATCCGGCGATCCGCCTCGCCGTGGTCGACCAGGAAATGCCGGGCATGCAGGGCGTGGAGTTCACCCGCCGCCTGCGCACCCTGCGCTCCCGCGACAAGGTGGCGGTGATCGGCATCTCCGGCAATACCGATGCGTCGTTGATCCCGCGCTTCCTGAAGAACGGCGCCAACGATTTCCTGCGCAAGCCGTTCTCGCGCGAGGAATTCTTCTGCCGGGTCTCGCAGAATGTGGACCAACTGGAGCTGATCGGCACCCTGCAGGACCTGGCCACCCGCGACTTCCTCACCGGGCTGCCCAACCGGCGCTGCTTCCTCGAGCAGAGCCAACGCCAGCTGCCGCAACTGCAGCTGCACGGGCAGTGCGTGGCGGTGGCGATGATCGACATCGACCACTTCAAGCACATCAACGACACCCATGGCCACGAAGCCGGCGACGATGCGTTGCGCGCTGTGGCCAGCGCGGTGGCCGCGCACGCGCGCAGCCATGACCTGATCGCACGCTTCGGTGGCGAGGAGTTCTGCCTTCTGGTACCTGACATGGAGCAGGACGAGGCACTGCTGTACTTCGAGGAACTGCGCCAGCGCATCGCCGCGCTGGAGGTCGACATCGGCACTGCCACCCTGCGCATGACCGTCAGCATCGGCCTGTGCTGCCTGCGCCCGCAGCGCGATGCACTGCACCGGCTGATATCCGAAGCCGACCGCCAGCTGTACCTGGCCAAGGCCGGTGGCCGCAACCGGGTCAGCTGCACCACGGTGGCCAGCCCGCTGCGCCCACGCGAGCCGGCGCTGCCCTGACCGGCACGCTTTGATCCAGATCAACGCCGCCCGCGCAGGGCGGCTCTACAGTCGGCCCCGACATACGCATGAAGGGGAGCCGGGGATGGCACTACTGGTCTGGCAGGACGATCTGAACATCGGCATCGATGTGATCGACCAACAACACCGCCGCATCATCGAAATGCTCAACCACCTGCACGTGGCCCAGGCCAGCATGCAGCGTGCCGCGGTGGGTGAAGTGATCGACGAAGTGGTGGACTACACCATGTCGCACTTCGCGTTCGAGGAAGAGCTGATGGAAGAAGCGGGCTACCCGTTCTGTGCCGCGCACAAGCGCGTGCATGAGGTCTTCATCAAGCGGGTATCGGAGTACCGCATGCGCTTCCAGGCCGGCGAGGACATCAGCGACGAACTGCGCACCATGCTCTCGCGCTGGCTGTTCAACCACATCCGTGGTGATGACCAGGCCTATGCCGAACAGGTCAAGGCGCACCTGAACCAGTTCGCCCGCGAACACCAGGGCGGTGGCTGGCTGGGTCGCACGCTCAAGCGCTTCTTTGGTTGAGCCGCAGCGCGCGCCGGTGCAGTGCCACGAGCGCGCACAGGGTGGCAACCGCGGTCAGGCACAGGTAGTAACCCACCGCGACCAGGCCGAAGCGCTCGGCCAGCCAGGTCGCCAGATACGGGGCCGGTGCCGCACCGAGGATGCCGGCCAGGTTGAATGACAGCGAAGCGCCGGTGTAGCGGACCTCCACCGGGTAGATCTCGGCCAGGAAGGTGCCGCAGGGGCCATAGGTCAGGCCCATCAGGAACAGGCCCAGGCACAGGAAGGCGGTGACCAGCCATGGGCTGTGCGGCTGGAACAACGGCGCGAACAGTACGCCGAAGCCGATGATCAGCACGCTGGCGACGATCATGGTGCGACGCGTGCCCCAGCGGTCGCCATAGCGCGCCGACAGCGGGATGCCCAGTGCGAAGAACAGCATGCCGACCATCTGCATCAGCAGGAACTGCTCGCGGCTATAGCCCAGCACCGCAGTGCCGTGGCCCAGGCTGAACACGGTCATCAGGTAGAACAGCACGAAGGTGGCGAAGGCGCCCAGGGTGCCCAGCAGCATCGGCACCGGGTGGTCACGCAGCACCGTCCACATCGGCAGCCGCACCGGCGCCTTGCGCTCCAGCGCCTTCTTGAAATCGGGCGTCTCGTGGATGTTCAGGCGCACCCACAGGCCGAGGCCGACCAGAAACGCGCTGGCCACGAACGGGATACGCCAGCCCCACTGCAGGAAGTCGTCCTGGCTCAGGCAGCGGCCCAGCACCAGGAAGATGCCGGCCGACAGCAGGAAACCGATGGGCGCGCCCAGCTGCGGGAACATGCCGTACCAGGCGCGCTTGCCCGGTGGCGCATTCTCGGTGGCCAGCAGCACCGCCCCACCCCATTCGCCGCCCAGCCCCAGCCCTTGGCCGAAGCGGCACAGCGCCAGCAGCGCCGGTGCCAACAGCCCGATCTGCGCATGGGTCGGCAGCAGGCCGATCAGCACCGTGGACAGGCCCATGGTCAGCAACGCGGCGACCAGGGTGGCCTTGCGGCCGATGCGGTCGCCGAAATGACCAAACACCGCCGAGCCGACCGGCCGGGCGATGAACGCCACCGCGAAGGTCGCCAGTGACTGCAGCAGGGCCGCCTGCTCGCTGCTGTCCGGGAAGAACAGGTGCGGGAACACCAGCACGGCGGCCGTGGCGTAGATGTAGAAATCGAAGAATTCGATGGTGGTGCCGATCAGGCTGGCCAGCAGGACACGACGGGGGGAATTCACGGGCGGCGCGGCAGCAGCGATCGTCGACATCGGCAGTACGGATAACGGTAGATCGGCCGATTCTGCCACGGGGCGGTGGTCGCACGGGGCGATGGTTTCAGCCGACACCGATGCCAACGAATTTTTTCCTGCCACCCGCTAGGCTGCACCACCGGTCCCTGCATGGATGCCTTGCCGATGGCTGCAGTTGCGTTGTCGTGGTCCGGTTCGCCGAAGCTGCCGCGGATGGCGGCGTGGCTGGTGGTACTGCTGGTGCATGGCGGGCTCTCTCTGTGGCTGCTGGACAGCGGCCGGATCGAACTGCGCAGCGACGACGGCCCACGGATCTTGCTGCGTTGGCTGCCACCGGAACTGCCGACGCCGGTAGCCAAGCAGCCCACCTTGCCCTCCGCACAGATGACGCGTCCGGCCGCATCGGTGATGCCCCGCCCTGCCCAGGTTGCGCAGGCAGACAGCGCCCAGCCTGCCGCGGAGGACGCGGCTGCGGTAGCACCACTGATCCTGAGTCTTCCTACGGGCAGCATCGACGGTGGTGACGGCATCAGCGCCGCAGTGGAGCCGAGCCGTGCTCGGCTGCATCTCGCGAAGAGCAGTCGAGCATGGCTCGACTCTACAAAGAGCAAACAGCAGCCGAGCGTGGGCTCGGCTCGACGAAAAGCGCTCGGCGGGCGCGTCGTTACAACTGGATCCAGGTGGCCTTGATCTCGCTGTACTTGTCGAACGCGTGCAGCGATTTGTCACGGCCATTGCCGGACTGCTTGTAGCCACCAAACGGGGCGGTCATGTCACCACCATCCCAGCCGTTCACCCAGACGCTGCCGGCGCGCAGCTGGCGTGCGACACGATGGGCGCGGCCCAGGTCACGCGTCCACAGGCCCGCCGCCAATCCATAGCGGCTGTCATTGGCCACGCGCACCGCTTCGGCCTCGTCGTCGAAACCAAGCACGGCCAGCACTGGCCCGAACACTTCCTCGCGTGCCAACGCGTGGTCCGGACGCACCTGGTCGAATACTGTGGGCTGCACATAGCAGCCGCCGGCTTCCACCTCGGCCCGATGGCCGCCCAGCAGCAGACGAGCGCCCTCGCCTTCGGCACGGGCGATATCGGCCAGCACCTTCTCCACGTGCGCGGCGTCGACCAGCGCGCCCATCGGTGCATCAGCCTCCAGTGGATGGCGGGGCTGCATGTGCTGGCCATAGGCAATCACCTGGTGCACGAAGTCCTCACGGATCGAGCGCTGCACCAGCAGGCGCGAGCCGGCGGTGCAGACTTCGCCCTGGTTGAAGAAGATGGCCTGCGCCACGGCCTTGGCCGCTGCGTCCAGGTCCGGGGCGTCGGCGAACACCAGGTGTGGGCTCTTGCCACCGCATTCCAGCCAGACCCGCTTGAGGTTGGACCGTCCCGCATACTCCAGCAGCTTCGCGCCGGTGGCGGTGGAACCGGTGAAGGCCAGCACGTCCACGTCCATATGCAGTGCCAAGGGCTCGCCCACGCGCGCACCATGGCCGGGCAGCACGTTCAGCACCCCCTCCGGCAGGCCCGCCTCGGCCGCCAGCGCCGCCAGCCGCAACGCCGATAGTGGCGAACGCTCGGACGGCTTGAGCACCACCGAATTGCCCATCGCCAGTGCCGGCGCGATCTTCCAGCAGGCCATCAGCAACGGGAAATTCCATGGCACGACCGCCGCCGCCACGCCGGCAGGCTCGCGCGTGACCAGGCCCAGTTCATGCGGTCCGGTGGGTGCGATTTCGCCATACAGCTTGTCCACCGCCTCGGCGGTCCAGGTCAGGCAGCGCACCACGCCGGGCAGGTCGATACGGCGTGCATCACGCACCGGCTTGCCCATGTCCAGGGTTTCCAGCAAGGCAAGCTCGTCGGCGTGTTTTTCCACCAGCTCCGCCAGGGCCAACAGCACGCGCTTGCGATGGACCGGGCTGGCCTGCGACCAGTGGCCCGCATCGAAGACACGCCGCGCCGCCCGCACTGCGCGCTCCACGTCCTCTGCGTCGCAGTCGGCAACCGCCGCCAGCACGCGGCCATCAATCGGGCTGATGCAGTCGAAGCGCGCACCGTGGGCAGCATCGACGTAGCGGCCATCGATGAATGCCTGGGTCGGCATCGAAAGCTGCTGGGCCAGTGCCTGCCAGTGGCTGCGGTCGGGAAAGTCGGCCATGCCGGGCTCCTCGGAACAGTTTCCCCGGTTATACCGGCGTGGCCGCGACTCCGCCGTGACGTGGCTGCGCTACATTCTCCCCATCGGACCCGATGGAGCTGGCATGAAGCGTTCCGCGAGCGACCTGCACGATCTGGCGACCCAACGCCCGGAGTCATTGGAGGCGTACTGGATGCCGTTCACCGCCAACCGCCAGTACAAGGCAGCGCCACGTGTGCTGGTGCGTGCCGAGGGCATGCACTACGAGGATGTCGACGGCCGCCAGATCCTCGATGGCACGGCCGGCCTCTGGTGCTGCAACGCGGGCCATGCACGGCCGCGCATCGTCGAGGCCATCGTCGAGCAGGCGCGCACACTCGACTACTCGCCCGCCTTCCAGATGGGCTCGCCGCCGGCATTCGCGCTGGCGCAGCGGTTGGCCGCATTGGCACCAACGCCCCTGAACCATGTGTTCTTCACCAGCTCCGGCTCGGAGGCGGTGGATACCGCGATGAAGATCGTGCTGGCCTACCACCGCCAGCGCGGCGAGGGCCAGCGCACGCGCTTCATCAGCCGCGAGAAGGCCTACCACGGCGTCGGCTTCGGTGGCATGGCACTGGGCGGCCTGCCCAACAATCGCAGGGCGTTCGGCCTGCAGCTGGGCGGCGTGGACTACCTGCGCCATACCCTGGACCTGCAGCGCAATGCGTTCAGCAAAGGCCTGCCGCGCCAGGGCGCTGAACTGGCCGACGACCTGGAGCGGCTGATCGCGCTGCATGACGCCTCGACCATCGCGGCGGTCTTCGTCGAGCCCATCGCTGGGTCCGCCGGGGTGATCCTGCCGGCGCCGGGCTACCTGCAGCGCCTGCGCGAGCTGTGCGATCACCACGGCATCCTGCTGGTGTTCGATGAGGTCATCACCGGCTTCGGCAGGGTCGGCATGCCCTTCGCCGCACAGCGCTTCGGGGTCACCCCGGACCTGCTGACCTTTGCCAAGGCCGTCAGCAACGGCGCGGTGCCGCTGGGCGGCGTCCTGGCCAGCGACGCCGTGCATGCCACGCTGATGCAGGCACCACCGCAGGCCATCGAGCTGTTCCACGGCTATACCTATTCTGGTCACCCGCTGGCCTGTGCGGCCGCACTGGCTACGCTGGAGGTGTACGCCGAGGAACGCCTGTTCGAGCGCGCCATCGAACTGGGCGAATACTGGCAGGAACGGCTGCACGCGCTGCAGGGCCTGCCCAACGTGATCGACATCCGCAACTTCGGGTTGGTCGGGGCGGTCGAGTTGGCGCCACGCCGGGACATGCCCGGCAGCCGCGGCTACGAGGTGTTCCGGCGCTGCTTCCACGACGGCCGGCTGCTGGTGCGCTGCACCGGTGACATCATCGCGCTGTCACCGCCGCTGATCGTGGACAAGGCGCAGATCGACCAGATCACCGGCACGCTGGGCGAGATGATCCGGGCCACGGCCTGAGCCCGGGCCCGCGGCGGCGAGCGGGTACAATGGGCGGTTCCGCTCCTGCTCGTTGCCGTGCCCATGGATATCGTCGTCAAAGAAGAACTCAAGGCCTATATCGACCCGCTGACCGCGGACGAACATGACGCGCTGGAGCGCAGCATCCTGGCCGAAGGCTGCCGCGACGCACTGGTACTGTGGGGTGACGTGCTGGTCGATGGCCATAACCGTTTCGGCATCTGCCAGAAGCACGGCCTGCCGTTCAACACGGTGCAGAACACCCGCTTCCAGAGCATGGAAGACGTGCACCTGTGGATGATCGAGCAGCACCTGGGCCGGCGCAGCGTGTCCGATTTCCAGCGCGGCGTGCTGGCGCTGCGCAAGCGCGACATCCTGGCTGCCCGCAAGCAGGTCGAGCAGGCCCAGCTGCAGCGCGAAAGCGATGGCACCGCCGACGTCACCGACGGGGGCGGCGAAGACAACCCGCCGTGGGAACCGGCACCGAAGATCAGCCGCGCCGAGCTGGCCCGCGAAGCCAAGCTGAGCACCAGCCAGGTCGGCATGATCGAACGCATCCACGCCCAGGCCGCGGCCGAGGTGGTGGAGGCGGTGAAGGCTGGCGTGATCTCGATCAGCGCCGCCGCGGCCGTGGCCGACCTGCCCGAAGAAGAACAGCGCGCCGCCGCCGCCGGTGGCAAGGACGAGCTGAAGCAGGCCGCCAAGCGCGTGCGCGAGTCCAAGCGCAAGCCGCGCGCGCCGAAGCCTGAACCGGCCGAGATGGATTTCGAGGAGGCGGATGAGGACGAGATCGCCAGCCGCGATGCCGAAGTGCTGTCCGCACTGGAACAGCTGGGCGAGGACCCACCGGCATTGCGTCGACGCGTGGTCGCGCTGACCCGCGAGAACGACACCCTGCGCGCGCAGCTGGCCGCGCTGCGCAAGCAGCTGGAAGCGCTGTAGGCGCTCTCGACGCGCTTCTGTAGAGCCGAGCCCATGCTCGGCTGCTTTGCGCGTGGCAATGAGCAGCCGAGCATGGGCTCGGCTCTACAGACAGGCGTCACCGGGCTGCGGTTAGACTTCCGGCATGATGCCTGCCCACGATCCGCGCCGCGCACAACTGCGGCGCCTGAAAGCCCTCGCGCTCGGCCTGCTGCTGTTGATGCTGGCCGGATTCGCAGTCAGCCACTGGCAGGGCGAGCGCGGTATCTGGGCCTGGGTCTCGGCGTTCTGCGAGGCGGCCGCAGTCGGTGCACTGGCCGACTGGTTCGCGGTCGTCGCCCTGTTCCGGCGGCCGATGGGCCTGCCGATTCCGCACACTGCCATCATCCCGCGCAGCAAGGAGCGCATCGGCGACAGCCTGGCGCTGTTCGTGCGCGACCAGTTCCTGGAGCCAGGTGTGCTGCTGGCCAAGCTGCAGGTATTCGACCCGGCCAGCCGCCTCGGCAGCTGGCTGGCCGACCCGGCACGCTCGCGCATGCTGGCCGACATGGCCCGCGGCTGGGCCCTGCAGGCGCTGGACTTCTTCGACGAAACCGCAGTACGCCGGCAGCTGCATGCCTTCGTGGTGCAGCAGCTGCGGCAGTGGAATGCCGCCGCCACCGCGGGTGAACTGCTGGCCCTGCTGACCGCCGATGGGCGCCACCAGCGCGTGCTGGACGAGGGCCTGCAGCGGCTGGGGCGCTGGCTGGAACAACCGGAGGTGAAGGAACGCGCCTCGCAGTTGATCGTGCGCTATATCCAGCGCGAATGGCCGACGTTGTCGAGCACGGTGAACTGGGTCAAGCCGATCGACGAGATCGGCGACAGCCTGGCCGAGCGCCTGGCGCGGGCGGTGCTGGAAGAACTGCAGCAGG
This genomic window from Stenotrophomonas maltophilia contains:
- a CDS encoding MASE1 domain-containing protein, which encodes MDRFKKAVELSFRIRPAGIALAAVYALSCLGSRQFSLDQFFLPAGIRAAALLIVPTRLWPYLLLGEYAYFATLRIPMIDTYGLDWVILASTLLMPMAMLVVYLHRMRMPSEAATGLWLLSLSFCTALFVPGLNLGISYVLWSNPPPSNLLDAVDRTIFGHFAAIITLVPLAFLWSRRQADPGWSDRFVAPTASAILVMLVLGLSMQLTSAGAHTTRTHMVLLAALPAIALTFMHGWRGAAIAIPLLNLPLHGATPSTGLPSSFDLGTFATQQNMAVMSVALLALGSSISYHHQRARSRGLAEATTLRLARGSHQTSERELRERAVHLKHLGEGMDSSLSEMVSWLKSQGHHAVANSLQHASSVHSRLFREQASLVYPTGLEQVGLYIALQAGGACEIWNNTHRVIPPRLAGNPCLLTVDLQLAIYRSLIEAVSLLLELETGQVCVRARSGRAGKRRGIVAVVSLLDRGCTLSTRTTHQAIERLAGRMLAYGGAVHCRGNRLRLVLHEPITHASPAAA
- a CDS encoding MFS transporter, which translates into the protein MSTIAAAAPPVNSPRRVLLASLIGTTIEFFDFYIYATAAVLVFPHLFFPDSSEQAALLQSLATFAVAFIARPVGSAVFGHFGDRIGRKATLVAALLTMGLSTVLIGLLPTHAQIGLLAPALLALCRFGQGLGLGGEWGGAVLLATENAPPGKRAWYGMFPQLGAPIGFLLSAGIFLVLGRCLSQDDFLQWGWRIPFVASAFLVGLGLWVRLNIHETPDFKKALERKAPVRLPMWTVLRDHPVPMLLGTLGAFATFVLFYLMTVFSLGHGTAVLGYSREQFLLMQMVGMLFFALGIPLSARYGDRWGTRRTMIVASVLIIGFGVLFAPLFQPHSPWLVTAFLCLGLFLMGLTYGPCGTFLAEIYPVEVRYTGASLSFNLAGILGAAPAPYLATWLAERFGLVAVGYYLCLTAVATLCALVALHRRALRLNQRSA
- a CDS encoding aspartate aminotransferase family protein, with amino-acid sequence MKRSASDLHDLATQRPESLEAYWMPFTANRQYKAAPRVLVRAEGMHYEDVDGRQILDGTAGLWCCNAGHARPRIVEAIVEQARTLDYSPAFQMGSPPAFALAQRLAALAPTPLNHVFFTSSGSEAVDTAMKIVLAYHRQRGEGQRTRFISREKAYHGVGFGGMALGGLPNNRRAFGLQLGGVDYLRHTLDLQRNAFSKGLPRQGAELADDLERLIALHDASTIAAVFVEPIAGSAGVILPAPGYLQRLRELCDHHGILLVFDEVITGFGRVGMPFAAQRFGVTPDLLTFAKAVSNGAVPLGGVLASDAVHATLMQAPPQAIELFHGYTYSGHPLACAAALATLEVYAEERLFERAIELGEYWQERLHALQGLPNVIDIRNFGLVGAVELAPRRDMPGSRGYEVFRRCFHDGRLLVRCTGDIIALSPPLIVDKAQIDQITGTLGEMIRATA
- a CDS encoding DUF445 domain-containing protein, yielding MMPAHDPRRAQLRRLKALALGLLLLMLAGFAVSHWQGERGIWAWVSAFCEAAAVGALADWFAVVALFRRPMGLPIPHTAIIPRSKERIGDSLALFVRDQFLEPGVLLAKLQVFDPASRLGSWLADPARSRMLADMARGWALQALDFFDETAVRRQLHAFVVQQLRQWNAAATAGELLALLTADGRHQRVLDEGLQRLGRWLEQPEVKERASQLIVRYIQREWPTLSSTVNWVKPIDEIGDSLAERLARAVLEELQQVLAEPQHPLRQDYETWLQNYVQRLREDPALAERIEQLKQEMIDHPALQDYVQGLWTRIHASLRADLQREDSALVGHLQRSLASLGASLQADPALREALNQHLLEGAQRLTGRLREGVTTHIAQTVKGWDERHLVEQLELSVGRDLQFIRFNGTLVGGLIGLLLHAATVLFRF
- a CDS encoding bacteriohemerythrin, which produces MALLVWQDDLNIGIDVIDQQHRRIIEMLNHLHVAQASMQRAAVGEVIDEVVDYTMSHFAFEEELMEEAGYPFCAAHKRVHEVFIKRVSEYRMRFQAGEDISDELRTMLSRWLFNHIRGDDQAYAEQVKAHLNQFAREHQGGGWLGRTLKRFFG
- a CDS encoding aldehyde dehydrogenase, whose product is MADFPDRSHWQALAQQLSMPTQAFIDGRYVDAAHGARFDCISPIDGRVLAAVADCDAEDVERAVRAARRVFDAGHWSQASPVHRKRVLLALAELVEKHADELALLETLDMGKPVRDARRIDLPGVVRCLTWTAEAVDKLYGEIAPTGPHELGLVTREPAGVAAAVVPWNFPLLMACWKIAPALAMGNSVVLKPSERSPLSALRLAALAAEAGLPEGVLNVLPGHGARVGEPLALHMDVDVLAFTGSTATGAKLLEYAGRSNLKRVWLECGGKSPHLVFADAPDLDAAAKAVAQAIFFNQGEVCTAGSRLLVQRSIREDFVHQVIAYGQHMQPRHPLEADAPMGALVDAAHVEKVLADIARAEGEGARLLLGGHRAEVEAGGCYVQPTVFDQVRPDHALAREEVFGPVLAVLGFDDEAEAVRVANDSRYGLAAGLWTRDLGRAHRVARQLRAGSVWVNGWDGGDMTAPFGGYKQSGNGRDKSLHAFDKYSEIKATWIQL
- a CDS encoding plasmid replication/partition related protein, with the translated sequence MDIVVKEELKAYIDPLTADEHDALERSILAEGCRDALVLWGDVLVDGHNRFGICQKHGLPFNTVQNTRFQSMEDVHLWMIEQHLGRRSVSDFQRGVLALRKRDILAARKQVEQAQLQRESDGTADVTDGGGEDNPPWEPAPKISRAELAREAKLSTSQVGMIERIHAQAAAEVVEAVKAGVISISAAAAVADLPEEEQRAAAAGGKDELKQAAKRVRESKRKPRAPKPEPAEMDFEEADEDEIASRDAEVLSALEQLGEDPPALRRRVVALTRENDTLRAQLAALRKQLEAL
- a CDS encoding diguanylate cyclase; amino-acid sequence: MPVLPQAAVDGDLADPLPQRILLVENSRAFTGMLREAIEQRLELPVVIASTLAEADRLLNEGGGWFLVLTGLVLADGDRDAVVEFFLKRNLPTVVVSGVYDEDLRKRVLQQQIIDYVLKNTPGSIDYLVWLVQRLERNRRIAALVVDDSPSARGYAAALLRMYGHEVHEAADGNEGLAAIEAHPAIRLAVVDQEMPGMQGVEFTRRLRTLRSRDKVAVIGISGNTDASLIPRFLKNGANDFLRKPFSREEFFCRVSQNVDQLELIGTLQDLATRDFLTGLPNRRCFLEQSQRQLPQLQLHGQCVAVAMIDIDHFKHINDTHGHEAGDDALRAVASAVAAHARSHDLIARFGGEEFCLLVPDMEQDEALLYFEELRQRIAALEVDIGTATLRMTVSIGLCCLRPQRDALHRLISEADRQLYLAKAGGRNRVSCTTVASPLRPREPALP